The sequence below is a genomic window from Hyperolius riggenbachi isolate aHypRig1 chromosome 7, aHypRig1.pri, whole genome shotgun sequence.
GGATGTGAAttgcagaaaactgcagcatgctgttcATACATTTAGCCGCACTGCATCACATCGTGACCGGAAATTTGCGTCAATGGAAAAGGTTCTATTGACTAACACTAAATGCAGTTTGTATGCGGTGTGGTAATAGCACCACATTGTACCATGTGTAATAGAAATGAGCCCTAATACTTttggcaatagaccctgaaccagcatacAACAGatatggtgtttctgacatcattttcagatctgataagattagctgcatgcttgttttctgtgtgattcaaacacaactgcagccaaagtagggctgccagtcaactggcattgcttaaaaggaaataaatacggcatcctccatattcttctcaattcagttgccctttaaagggactccgagcagtgcagaaactatggaaagatgcatatcattttaaagctctctttcgcctctttccaatgataaacaaaccaccgccctacgccttttagttttcgctattttcgcgatcgaaattgccgcggccgcgactttgatcacgaaaatagagaaaactaaaaggcgtaggatgacgatttaggggtcgtcagaaagaggagaaagagagctttaaaatgatatccatctttccatagttacattgtattacacagggcgactttttcctaaagtcagcagctccatactgctgaatggagctgctgactttgaggaaaaagtcgccctgtgtaatacggcatcctccatattcttctcaattcagttgccctttaaagggactccgagcagtgcagaaactatggaaagatggatatcattttaaagctctctttctcctctttctgacgccaCCTAAAtcatcaccctacgccttttatctttctctattttcgtaatcaaagtcgcggccgctgcaatttcgatcacgaaaatagcgaaaactaaaaggtgtagggcggtggtttatatatcattggaaagaggagaaagagagctttaaaattatatacatatttccatagtttctgcactgctcggagtccctttaaggcctaaATCAGCAGGGAATCTATAGGGGAAAGGGAGGTGGAAAACActaaacaccaaggaactgtataagggagagagggggggcattagacaccagggaacagaatAGGGGagaaaggaccactagacaccagggagcagtATAGagaaggggggcactagacatcagggaactttataaaAGAGGGTGTTGGCTCTAGACATTGAGTTTggcaacttggtcccagtgttcaattttagCCCAATTCAAGTTTGCCACCTCTGGTCTAAACATTTGTAGTGTAAAGAGAATGGGAACCATGTTAGAAAAAGAAaagccagatactcacctaaggagagggaaggctcagagtcctatagagccttcccgctcctctcccggtgcccgttccAGAGCTGGCTCAaacgtagcagtatttgactaaattggtcaaatactgctacttccgccgccgaagggaggctttcgGCAGTCTTCGGGaatccgagtgctcccgaaggcgggCCGCTCcaaactgcgcacgcgcgagcgccctctatcgcgtcatcgcacatgcgcagtatggagccgcctgacttcgggaggactcggctcctgaagactgccGAAGTCCCCCGTGGCGGGGATGTGAACGAGGGAGCAGCCGCTGCAACGAGGGcatggggagaggagagggaaggctcattaggacacagagctttccctctccttaggtaagtagctggctttttttttttttactaatcggGAACCATTAGCTTTAAAGCTAATGTTAAGTGAAAAATAAACAGATACTCCCCTgtggagagtgaaggctctgggtcctgtacgGCCTCCCTGCTCCTCTTACGGTccccttgctccagtgctgtcacCTCGTTCCAATCTGCCCCCgctggaggctttggaagtcttcgggagacaGAGTGATCGCAAAGACGGGCgactccgtactgtgcatgcgtgagcaTGCAAGAGAGTGACAACGCTGTTATGTCcgccacagtgtcgggcataccgctaaggaggttaaaactcTTATTTTAGTATTGTTTGCTTGTTGGAAAATTGCATTGATTTTCCCCCACTGCTGTCCATGGCTTAGGATGTATCCCAGCATTATTTACACATCTGTGATCTGCTGTGTGCCAGGCCTGATTAGTGATATGGGCAGAAACAATAAGGATGGAATGCAATCAGCACTGATCTACTCAGACCTCATAAGCAGATAACAACAGAGATACGGGattcagatcacagacaaatctgtAATGATGACATGCAGCCATGAATAGAACTGGGACATTTCTAGGGTTAGTAGAGGGAGAAGTAAACTGCCAGCACAGCTTACAGCAGTTCTAGAGCACAAGTACAATCTGCTGCTACAGGGCAAGACCAGACATATAAACAACAAATAACAatttaaaatgtgtttaacaCCCTATAAGTCTACTTCTGCTAATCTACACTGCTTTACAGTAACCCCCTGAATGTAAATATGCCCCAGTAGTTTTAATAGAGAAGTTAGGATAAATACGCAGAGCTGCTGGTTCTGCAGCCCCCATGAGCTTTCTTGATGCCCATCTGCTTCTAATTCCCACCGCCATTATATGACAGTATTTACAGTATAGCAGATGAGTTCCtcatcttcattggctaccaattaaccagaggatgcaGTGCAAACTCTAACTTACAAAGATCTCCACAATCTCCcttccctgtacatctcctcactagtttccagataccaaaccaaccacaatctcagatctgcacatgaccgtcTATTgttctcctctagaatcacctccttacatttacgtatacaagatttcacacatgcttcacctctcctcttgaATGCCtttccacaacacatctgtcactctctaacCTTTGGTATCTTTAaacgtgccctcaaaactcactttttccatcaagcatatgctctaccttagaccagttcaccTTTTgaactctggccaagttgtagtcctaccagataacctaaaacacactgcctctatgtatgaatattgtatactaaccCATCTCTTGTTTCCCCCATTCCTTAGATTGTAGGCTTTTGTTTAGTGTATTGGtgaataccattgtctgtattattttggtaccccatatttgtttcttgctttatacagcgccacagaatatgtggcgctgtataaatcattaataataatacaaaaataatctCTTATCCACCAAACAGTGGCCTCTAGGGATGAGAGTGAGAAAACCTATGATTGTAAATCTCCAATGCCTACAGAACTCAGATGCGGTCACTGAAAGACCAGAGCTTGTTCAGAATATATAGAGAAGCATATTCGCTTTCAGAGAGCTTATTGCTCAACTGTTTTAGAAAGCTGGCGCATACACCTGAGTGCTCTTCTCTGCTCAGTCTTAAAGTAACTAGGGAggctcaatgagatgcaaatatttgcgagttcatgcaggattatgaaaattgtatgcaagtgtatgcagcttgaaaatggaccaatttagTCCCACCAAGATTTaaaatgattggtccattttcaagctgcatttatttgcataaaaatgcacataatcctgcatgaactcggaaatatttgcatttcattgattgttcctaaaagtaaaaaaaaaaaaaagtcagatactcaccaatGAAGATCTGGATCTCATGGAGCCGTCCCGATCCTCTCTCAGCGCCCTCGCtccagcactgtcacccctgTTGAAATTATTCGACCAACTGGTTGAATACGCATTCGGGAATCTTAGGAAGGCTTCAGAAACACTGTCTGAAGACGGGCGGCtcagtactgcacatgcatgagtgCGCGCTCGCGCAATACGGAGCTGCCTGTCCTCAGAAGCACTCGGAGACATGAGTGCTTCGGCTCCCAGAGGCGGCAATTCTGAACGGGGACAGCAGGGGAACGAAGACACAGAGACGACTGGGAAGGTTCTATGGCATCCATAGCCTTGCTGGCTCTGCTAATTAGATCATATAGTTCATCTGTCATTCAGCAAATGTTTAGAAGGGTAAAACAACCTGAAAGCAAAAGAGCTCAGGGTAAGCCACCGTGACATCAACTACTTACCTTTTACCATGTTAGCAATGGGAAACCAAAGTTTTTTTAGAGGATCATAAAATTCAGCTTCCTGTGCTGGAGCTCCTTTCCTATATCCACCTAAAGCATAAACGCAACCAGCCAGAGTGACTGAGCAGTGATAGTACCTTGCATGGATCATGGGACAACTTTCTGTCCATTCATCTGTCTCTACATTATAAATCCAGACAGTGTTCAGAGCTTCTATATTATCAGTCCTGTAGCCTCCAGTTATATAAATATGAGGTCCTAAGTTGGTGGCACTGTAGCTCTCCCTGGTATGATCTGGCATATCTGCCCCCTGAATCCAGTTGTTACTTTCTGGATCCCACACATGTACCTCTGACAAAGGATGCCAGTAATAACCCCCAACCACAAACATATTGGCAGTGGATCTTTTGGCCACTTCTTGTGGTTGACTCCTGACAGCATAATACACTAAGGATTGTACCTTATTCTCTGTTAGTAAATGCTTCTTGTGCAACTCCAATGAAGACCTGAGATAGTTATCATCAATGTCAAGTTTAATGCATTTGAGTAGGTCGTGGATATATTCTATACGTTTCCTAGGATCATGTGTAATCCACCTAACCAAAGGCTGCAAAAGTGCCTCCTCTTTCCAGACGTTGAGGTTCTTCTGGGAAAGGATGTATGTGAGTTTTTCAAAAGTGAGGTCCAAAAATTCTTCCTGAGTCCAAACCTCTTGGAACCTAGAAACAATAATTCTTCTAGATTCCTTCTCTAAAGCTGGGCAGATATGAAACTCTGCAAAAGAATGCATGCCCAAGCAGTTGTCCACATCCAGATGTCTCACCAAGAATTGCTCACAGGCTTCCTTGACTGATACAAAGTGAAGCTGGTCAGAAgcttggagaagagcttggacatTCTTGGCACTGATCCTGATTTGAGCAGTGTAAGCATAGTTCAGCAGTGCCTCTAAGATGCTCTGATCAATCCCAGAAAGCTTGATGTGGCTGTTGGACTTTTCCTTCATGTCTGCTGTGAACATCACCTTGAAGTACTGGCTACAGGCAGCCAGGGCAGCTTTGTGACACTGGAAGATCTTCCCAGAGGAACAGGAAATGGAGACATCTGTGAAGAGACCCTCTTTGTAAAACGTTCTAAAGGATTCCAAAAAGTCTACATGGTGCGTTGGGTCGCTGTAGGTAAAACAGTAATCCTCCGGGTCCTTTTGTGACATGGCTAcaacacaaaatgaaaaatgcccaATACAtaaaggtgtatggcgaggtagaCAAAGTAAAACAAAGCAGCCCACTGAGGGAAAGGGTTAAGCAATGGCATACATGATACCTAATACTAGTGTGCATTTATAAAGAGCAAGGTCAGATGACAAGATGAGAGAGGCAGTATGAATTTCCCAGGACAGGGATATGAATGAAACAAAATAACAGCAGCGCTCTACAAAACAGGGACATCAGAAAAGCGGGTGGTGGGTGTACTTTTCTGTGGAACATCTGATCGCTTGTTTATTAAGCCTACAGAATAATCTGATTTAGCTTCAGCCATCTAGTAATGGCATCCTTGCGCTGGCTGCCAAAATGCTTTCAAATGGTCGTGCTGTAGGCAACATAGAAAAATATCAATCAACGGCATGCGAGCCAGCTATTAGTCAGCTTCCCCAAACATCACCTCCCCTACTGCAGATTACTGAATATCATCAGAatcatagcagcagcagcagccacaatgcactgctattgtTGTGGACAGCCTCAGACAGCTGCACTCTGCTTCTATGGTTATGTTACTGTAAATAAGGCTTAAGGCTTTTAATATCACTGCCCATCCATTACCAGCAAGCCCTTTAGACGCCTCCTCTTATGAACCAGCGGGATTAGCAGAAAGCTGTCAGCACTGGTCGGGGCTTGGAGTCTTCTCCTTCTCGCTCCACACTGTGGCTTCATGCCAGTGGCTATATTCAGGTGCAAAACAATACAACCGTATCAAGCATGCAAATTCCATGAAATAATACAGCCCTGCCTCTGATCTCCTCTCACACACCTTGCACAGAGCCCTGCATCCAGTGTCATGTAGAGGATCTCACTTGTCAGCCTTGCTTGGCAATCATGGACAATAGGTGTTGCTGGATCTCTGCAGAGATGACATTATGCAGGCATTCCATGTGTTCTGTATGtgctgtcaccccccactaccatTCCTTCATTCACATCACTGAATGCTATAAAGGGTATACATGTATACAAGCCCTGCTTTGAATGGGAGGCTCTGTAGCTGTTGATGTAGCAGATCTCTGGCTGTGTTTCGAGAGACTGTCAGTGCTTCATAAAAGAGCTTATGTTTACCTGCAGCAAGCTTCCCAGGCCAGGAAGCGTTAATGTTCTTTCAGCGAGGATCCCTGGCTGCTGTCAGTGGCTGGTAGCACTGGATAGAGCGCCTCCTTGTTGACCATCTTTGGCATAGGCTGCTCACATGGGGAATTGCAATGGAAgatagctgcttttttttttttctttccagagGGGAGGGAATGTCACATCCTATTTTGGTATCCCAGCTGCTCCCCTCTCACTGCTATCACAGACTGCATCCCTTTTCCCATCCCCACCTCCTCATCCCTGGCAAAGGTCACTGGATATTCATCACACAGCACTGCCTAGGCTCTCCTCCGGATACCCTATCCCTTTTAATTATTTAAACCTATTCAGTTCACTTTAGGGTTAAGTAGTCTATGCATTCGCTACCAACGCCATTAATAAAAGGCAGATACGGTACAGTGATGAATGTGGGATTGTCAACCAATACTtacattttataaaaaatttTAAGATTCCAAAAGTGAAAGTGCTTCCActgttattattgatttttacAGCAATATATTCCGTGGTATTGTACAAACAAGCATGGACTGTATATAAACACTGACTGGTACAAAATGCAAAATTGGTAGACCTGGTAATGACAATgataaacaatgaataaaatgtttATATATAATCGCATCAGTCAGGGAGGGAACACACTTGCTGGGTCGTTTTCCTCGTCAATTCCTGGATCCCCGACTGAttttgcgattgcgttttctGCAAACATATTGCCGCGATTGTTCCGTTATTTTCCATTTGCAGCGGCATATACTGTAATTGCAAACACGCGTCATGCAGGAAAAGCGGAAAGCTGTGCAATTTGAAAATGCCTGGAAAATTGGGGACGCAAACGAACGGTTACGACAAGCGTTTCTACTGACATCGATAGCCTGTGGAATCGTGCGCTTTTTGCTGCAGCAAAACACACACAACCGCAGCTAGCATGTTCCCTGACTTAGTAGTGCAAAATAGTACATAATATATGTAATGTGTTAGGGGGTGTAATTGTAAGGGTGGCGGGCTGCTGATTCCctctaacaacccccccccctcctccaaaaaaaaatgctgttattTTTGCCTTTTTATGGAGGTCCTATGTACAAGAGTGACAATGATCATACATGAGCCTGACTTCTGTAGGGGTTTGCCTGTTTGCGGGATTGTCACCTTGTGATCCTTAGAGCCTCAGTGGTGTGTTTATATACAGCATGATCAGCTGATTACTGCTTCATTGATCATAGAATagcagttttacattttaaaaatgtgccAACCTCTCCCCTTAACCCTTTACTGTTTAAGAAAACTGAGCCTGTGAGTGTGGGATTAGCAGAACCAACCCAGTCCATTCTCCTCGTTACTGGGGAAAATCATCCATCCCCCTCCTTCCAGACCCTTGGAAAGCACCTCTGACCAATGTCCAGGACAGGGGCTATTTCCTACCTCCAGTGGCCAGGAGGTAggagcatagcaatagccatagcagctggtatggggccctggagcatagggggcccagtggtGGGTacataatgtattcaccattaatgaACTTGCGTTTCTCCTCCCTTCTTTTCACAGTGCCCATGAattatgtgcagtgttaattggCACTGCTTAAGTGCCTATATCTGAGGGCTCCATGATCTCTCCCCTACTGTCTTGAGGAGCCTCTTCCGGGTCGCCGAAGTCAGGCCTTAGCCTTAG
It includes:
- the KLHL23 gene encoding kelch-like protein 23 isoform X2 translates to MSQKDPEDYCFTYSDPTHHVDFLESFRTFYKEGLFTDVSISCSSGKIFQCHKAALAACSQYFKVMFTADMKEKSNSHIKLSGIDQSILEALLNYAYTAQIRISAKNVQALLQASDQLHFVSVKEACEQFLVRHLDVDNCLGMHSFAEFHICPALEKESRRIIVSRFQEVWTQEEFLDLTFEKLTYILSQKNLNVWKEEALLQPLVRWITHDPRKRIEYIHDLLKCIKLDIDDNYLRSSLELHKKHLLTENKVQSLVYYAVRSQPQEVAKRSTANMFVVGGYYWHPLSEVHVWDPESNNWIQGADMPDHTRESYSATNLGPHIYITGGYRTDNIEALNTVWIYNVETDEWTESCPMIHARYYHCSVTLAGCVYALGGYRKGAPAQEAEFYDPLKKLWFPIANMVKGVGNATACVLRDVIYVSGGHYGYRGSCTYDKIQSFHSDTNEWSILSVCPHPEYGLCSVALHNKLYLVGGQTTTTDCYDLENNEWLELSPTMERRMECGAIVMNGFIYITGGYSWSKGTYLQSIEKYNPETDKWELVGNLPSPMRSHGCVCVYNA
- the KLHL23 gene encoding kelch-like protein 23 isoform X1, producing MHKQRCAWTEHLEDTSMSQKDPEDYCFTYSDPTHHVDFLESFRTFYKEGLFTDVSISCSSGKIFQCHKAALAACSQYFKVMFTADMKEKSNSHIKLSGIDQSILEALLNYAYTAQIRISAKNVQALLQASDQLHFVSVKEACEQFLVRHLDVDNCLGMHSFAEFHICPALEKESRRIIVSRFQEVWTQEEFLDLTFEKLTYILSQKNLNVWKEEALLQPLVRWITHDPRKRIEYIHDLLKCIKLDIDDNYLRSSLELHKKHLLTENKVQSLVYYAVRSQPQEVAKRSTANMFVVGGYYWHPLSEVHVWDPESNNWIQGADMPDHTRESYSATNLGPHIYITGGYRTDNIEALNTVWIYNVETDEWTESCPMIHARYYHCSVTLAGCVYALGGYRKGAPAQEAEFYDPLKKLWFPIANMVKGVGNATACVLRDVIYVSGGHYGYRGSCTYDKIQSFHSDTNEWSILSVCPHPEYGLCSVALHNKLYLVGGQTTTTDCYDLENNEWLELSPTMERRMECGAIVMNGFIYITGGYSWSKGTYLQSIEKYNPETDKWELVGNLPSPMRSHGCVCVYNA